Below is a window of Bordetella genomosp. 9 DNA.
GCGGGCCTCCCGTTCGCGGAATTCGCCGTCGCGCACCAGTTGAAAGTTCGTGAAAAGAACGCCTTCGTCTTCCACGGTGCGCGAATCGGGCGGCATGGACCCGGGCGTGGTGCCGCCGATGTCCGCATGGTGGCCGCGCGATCCCACGTAGAACAGGATGTCGCGGCCGGCACGGTCGAATACCGGCGTGATGACGGTCACGTCCGGCAGGTGGGTGCCGCCGTGGTAGGGATCGTTGACGACATAGGCGTCGCCCGGCTTCATGCGGCCTTCGTTCGCGGTCATCACGGTGCGGATGGACTCGCCCATGGACCCCAGGTGCACCGGCATGTGCGGCGCGTTGGCGATCAGGTTGCCCTGGACGTCGAAGATGGCGCAGGAGAAATCCAGGCGCTCCTTGATGTTGACGGAGTACGCGGTGTTCTGCAGCCGGTAGCCCATCTGCTCCGCGATGGACATGAACAGGTTGTTGAACACCTCCAGCATGACCGGGTCGGCCTGCGTGCCTACCGCGCGCCGCTGGGGCCGCGCTTCGAAGCGCCGCATGACCAGATGGTCGCGCGGCGTCAATTCCACGCGCCAGCCCGGCTCCACGACGGTGGTCTGGTTCTTTTCGGAAACGATGGCGGGACCGTCGACCTGGTCGCCCGGCGTCATGTCGTCGCGGACGTACAACGGGGTGTCGCGCCAGGCGCCGCCGCTGTACATGCGCACCACGCGGCGCGCCTGCAGCGGTCCGGCGCGGCGCCCCTGCACGGGCGGTTCCGTCACCGGTTCGCCGCCGCCGGTGGCTTCCACCGAAATGGTTTCCACCACCAGTTCTCGGCCGGGCATCAGGAAGGAATAACGTTGGCGGTAGGCGGCCTCGAAATCGGCGCGCGCCTGGTCCACCGACGTAAAGGGGACTTCCAGCGCGGTATCGGTGCCGCGGTATTTCAGGTGCAGGCGGCGCTGCACGGCAATCGCCTCCTGCGCGACGTGCTGGCGCCGCAGCTCGGCGACGGCGTCGCCGGCCAGGGCGTCCAGCTCCGTGCCCAGGGCGGCGAACAAGGCGCCGTCCAGCACTTTTTCGACCGTCTTCTGGCGCATCTCCGTCTGGTCGGCCAGGCCCATGCCATAGGCCGAGAGGACGCCGGCGAGGGGATGCGCGAATACCGTGGTCATGCCCAGGGCATCGGCCACCAGGCAGGCGTGCTGGCCCCCGGCGCCGCCGAACACCGTCAAGGCGTATTCGGTCACGTCATGGCCGCGCTGCACGGAAATGCGCTTGATGGCCTCGGCCATATTGCCCACGGCGATTTCCAGGAAGCCTTCGGCCAGCTGTTCGGGCGTCATGTCGCGGCCGGTTTCCGCCTTGACGCGGGCCGCCATCGCACGAAAGCCCTGCTCCGCGGCGTCGCGGTCCAGCGGCTGGTCGGCACGCGGACCGAAGACCTGGGGAAAGAAATCCGGCTGGATCTTGCCGAGCAGCACGTTGCAGTCCGTCACGGCCAACGGCCCACCACGCCGGTAACAGGCGGGCCCCGGGTTGGCGCCGGCCGAATCCGGTCCCACGCGCAGGCGTGCGCCGTCGAAGTGCAGGATGGAGCCGCCGCCGGCGGCCACGGTGTGGATACTCATCATGGGCGCGCGCATGCGCACGCCGGCCACGCGCGTTTCGAACTCGCGTTCGAACTCGCCGGCATAGTGCGAGACGTCGGTGGACGTGCCGCCCATATCGAAGCCGATGATCTGCTTGAAGCCCGCCAGTTCGCTGGTGCGCACCATGCCGACGATGCCGCCGGCCGGCCCGGACAGGATGGCGTCCTTGCCGCGAAAGCGGTGGGCATCGGTCAGGCCGCCGCTGGACTGCATGAACATCAGGCGTATGCCGGGGAGTTCGCCGGCGACCTGTTCGACATAGCGCCGCAGGATGGGCGAGAGGTAGGCGTCGACCACGGTGGTGTCGCCGCGCGAGACGAACTTGATCAGCGGGCTGACTTCGTGCGACACCGAGACCTGCGTGTAGCCGATCTGGCGCGCCAGTTCGGCGGCGCGCTGTTCGTGCCGCGGCTCGCGCCAGGCGTGCATGAAGACGATGGCGACGGCGCGCATGCCTTCGTCATGGCGGGCCTGCAGGTCGCGCCGCAGCGCGGCTTCGTCCAGGGGTTCCACGACGTCGCCATTGGCGGCGATACGCTCGGCCGCTTCGACGACACCGTCATAGAGCATTTCCGGCAGCACGACGTTGCGGTCGAACAGCCGCGGACGATTCTGGTAGGCGATGCGCAGCCCGTCGCGGAATCCCCGCGTGGTCACCAGCAGCGTCCGTTCGCCCTTGCGTTCGAGCAAGGCGTTGGTGGCCACCGTGGTGCCCATCTTGACGCAGTCGACCTGGTCGGCGGGCACCGGTTCGCCCGGCGCCAGGCCCAGCAGCTTGCGGATGCCGGCCACCGCCGCATCGCGATACTGCTCCGGGTTTTCGGAGAGCATCTTGATGGTGGTGGTCGAACCGTCGGGACGACGGCCCACGATGTCCGTGAACGTACCGCCACGGTCTACCCAGAATTGCCACTTCATAGCGATTCCCATGCTGTTTGCCGGGGCGCGACAGGCCCCGCCGGAAGGTTGGTAATACGGAAAATACGCGGGCACGGATGGCCCCGCGCGGGGTTCGATGCCTGTGCCTTCTTGGCGCCGGCGCTAGAGCGAGGTGGCCGCCCGCGCGGCCTGGTCGTAGACGCCGGACAGCCCGCGCAGCAGGTTCGCCAGATCCTGCGAGAACTCCAGCCCGCTGCTGGCCGCGGGCAAGCCGTCGATCAGGCAGCGTTCGCGCACCTCGACGTAGCGGCCGATGATCTCGCTGCCCTTGGGCGTCACGGAATAGACGACTTCCTTGCCGCTGCGCTGCCCCTGCACCACGCCCAGCCGCTCCAGCTTCTTGAGCGAGTAGTTGACGATATGGGTGTCTTCGATGTTCAGGGTGAAGCAGATATCGGCCAGCTTCTTGCCGCGCTGCCGGTGATACACGTGATGCAGGACGATCACGTCGATCGAAGTCAGGTCCGGCAGGCCCGCGGCCGCCATGCAGCGCACGATCCAGCGGTTGAAGGCATGCCCGGCGATCATCAGGCCGAATTCGACGGCCGACAGATCGGGCGCGCGGTCCGACACCAGATGGGAAGAAGCCGCGATCAGGGACTTGGGGGCGTGGGTAGCGCTCATGTGCAGGCCTGTGGGGAAACGAAAGGACGCCACGCAGCGGCGATTCCGTCCGCACAGGCCGGCCCGGCGGGCCGGACGATCTGCGCGCACATGCACACCGCGATGCGATCACGGCATGATACTAATATTTCGTTGATAAATTATCAACGAAATATCAAATAAATCGGGTTTTCCCTAGACGCTGACGTACCGATGCCCTGCCGCTGGCTTCCGGCCGCGTCGCGGCCGGGGCTGGGACCGGGTATGGCGCTCTCGCCCTATTTCCGCGTGCTGGCGTCGGGATCCAGGCGTACGCCCTCCACGCCCTTGAGCGTGGGCGGGGTCGGGTCGACCGCGCCGGGCTGGGGGGGCGGCGGCAGCGCGCCTGTCGGCGTCGGCGCGGCGGCGGGCGCGGCGGGCGCAGCGGGCACGGTGGACGTGGGCGTACCGGCAGACGCCCCGCCCCCAGCTCCGCGCAAGGCCGCCATCCGGGCCGAGGACGCCTGGCGCAGTTCCGCGGCCAGGTCCTGGTGGTGGGCCGAGTCGGCCCAGGCGGCCGCATCCAGGCCCTGGGTATTGCGCATCGTCGGATCGGCGTCCGCCTTGAGCAGCAGGTCCGTCATCTCACGGCTGCCCGAAAGCCCCGCCATCATCAAAGGCGTCGTTCCGTCCGGCCCCGGCGCGTTGACGATGGCCTTATGGGCCAGCAGCAGCTTGGCCATCTCCATCTGGCCCTTGGACGCCGCATAGTGCAGCGGCGTCCAGCCCAGCCGGTTGACCTGGGCGCCGCGCGCGATCAGGGCCTTGGCGCGATCGGTCTGCCCCTGGATCGCCAGGTACATCAACGGCGTTTCGTCGTGGTCGTTGGCGGCATTGACGTCGGTGCGCCGGTCGGCCGCGAGCACGTCATACACCCGCCACGCGCCGTCGCGGACCGCCTGCATGATGGCGGGCTGGCCCTTGATGCGCGTGTTCGGATTCCAGCCCTGGCCCAGCAAGGCGCGCATGTCGTCGGCACGATCGTTGGCCACGATGATGGGCGCGTTGGCGGGGTTTTCGGCGTGGGACGCGGCAGGCGCGGCCAGCCCGATGAGCATCGCGGCCGACACCGAGGCGGGCATCATCACAAATTTTCTTTTCATATCAGCTCCTTATAGGCGGAAATGAAAGCAGGTTCTGAGGAGATGGACGGTCCCCTGGCGCGCGGTGACGCATGGGACGTGCCTCCGGCGGCCCGTGCGGCAGGGGCAGCGACATGGGCGGTCGCATGGGTGCCGGCACAGGCCGCGAAAACCTGAACCATATTCGAGATTACCGCTCTATCTTATTGAAAAGACAGAAAAAGTTCTCTGTGCTGGCATGCGCCACGTCGGCCACCGCCATGCCCTTCAGGTCGGCGATCTTTTCGGCGACGTGGATGACCTTGGACGGGTCGTTCAGTTTCCCCCGGTACGGCACCGGCGCCAGATAGGGTGAATCGGTTTCGATCAACAGGCGGTCCAGCGGCATCCGCGTCGCGACGTCGTGCAGCACCGCGGCGTTCTTGAAGGTGACGATACCGGACAGGGAAATATGGAAATTCAGGTCCATGGCCGCCTGCGCGACGTCCCAGGTCTCGGTGAAGCAGTGCATCACGCCGCCGACTTCCTCCGCCCTTTCCTCGCGCATGATGCGCAGCGTGTCCTCGGCGGAGGAACGGGTGTGGATGATCAGCGGCAGGCCCGCATCCCTGGCCGCGCGGATGTGCGTGCGAAAGCGCTCGCGCTGCCACTCCAGGGGCTCGCTCAGGCGGTAATAGTCCAGCCCGGTTTCGCCGATGGCCACTACCTTGGCGTCCGCTGCGAGCGCCACCAGTTCGTCGGACGACGGATCCTGCGTCGACTCGTAATCCGGATGCACGCCGACCGACGCCCACAGGTTGCGATGCGGCTTCACCAGTTCCATCAAGCCGGGCCAATCCGGCATGGCCACGCTGACGACCAGGGCATGGGTCACTTGATTGGCGGCCATGCGGTCCAGGATGTCGGGCAGGTTTTCCGCCAGCTCGGGGAAGTTCAAATGGCAATGGGAATCGACGTACATGGCTCAAGCCTGGCAGGAAAGCACCACGCGCTGCAGGGCGGCATGGGCGAATAATTTGGCGTTCAAGGGATGGCCGGCCAGGGCCCGCTGGCGGGTCAGCCAACGGGCGGTATCGGCCAACCTGGCGGCGTCGGCGCGCGCCGCCGTCCGTGCCGACGAGGCCGCCAGCGCCGGGAAATAGCGCGACGGGGCGCCGGCGCCGTTCAGCATCAGGTCCACGTAATAGCGTTGCAGCGCGTCTATCCACTGCGCCGCCGGCAGCTTGTCCAACTGGTCGGCCAGCGCGCCGACGTCGGGCGATTGCCCCTGCGCCAGCGGCCCCGCCAGTTGCTCCAGCCAGGGCGGGCAGGCGCTTTCCTCGGTTTGCGACAGGCGCAGCGCGCCCAGGGGCGCGCCGCCCGCGGCCGCCAGCCAGGAAGCGGCATCGCGCACGCCCTGCGCTTCCAGCCACTGCAGCGCCTGTTCCGGCGCCGGCGTCGCCAGCGGCAAGCGGCGGCAACGTGACAGGAGCGTCGGCAGCAGCCGGTCCGGCGCGTCGGCCACCAGCAGGAAGATGGTATGCGCGGGGGGTTCCTCCAATACCTTCAACAAGGCATTGGCGGAGATCACGTTCAAGGCCTGGGCGGGATAAAGCAGCGCGACCCGCCAGCCGCCACGATGCGTCGCGGTGTTGAACCAGGATTCCAGGCCGCGGATCTGGTCCACCCGGATGTCCTTGGACGGCGCCCTCTTGCTGCTGCCGGCGCCCGCCGCCGTCGCGGCGTCGGCGTCTTCCGATTCGGCGGCGGCTTCGGCGCCCTCTTCCAGCGCGATGGCCTCGGGGCGGATGCGCCGCAGGTCGGGATGATTGCCGCTGGCGACCCAGCCGCAGGCCGCGCATGCGCCGCAGGCCAGCCCTTGCCGGGGCGATTCGCACAACAGGCTGGCGGCGGCGGCCGCGGCGAACTGCAGCTTGCCGATGCCGGCCAGCCCATGGATCAGCCAGGCGTGGGCAAAGCGCTCGCGCTGGGCCAGCCAGGCGCGCGCGGCGTCGGTCTGCCAGGGCAGGAATTGCGCCAGGCTCATCGCGAGGCTTCCACCAGGGCGCGGATTTCGCTGTCGAGCTGCGCGCGTATCGCCGGGATATCGCGGGCGCTGTCGACGATATGGATGCGCGACGGAAAACGCGCGGCGCGCGCCAGGTAGACGTCGCGCGTGCGCTGGAAAAAGGCCGCGCCTTCGCGCTCGAAGCGGTCCGGGCTGCGCGCATCGGCCAGCCGCGCGCGGGCGACTTCCAGCGGCACGTCGAACAGCCAGGTGCGGTCCGGCTGCAGGTCCGGATGCACCCACTGTTCCAGCACCGCCACGCGGTCCACGCCCATTTGCCGGCCGCCGCCCTGGTAGGCATAGGTGGCGTCGGTGAAGCGGTCGCAGACCACCCAGTCGCCGCGCGCCAGGGCGGGCTCGATGACCTGCCGCACGTGCTCGCAGCGCGAGGCGAACATGACCAGGGTTTCGGTCTCCAGGCTCATGGGCTCATGCAGCACCAGATCGCGCAGGCGTTCGCCCAGCGGCGTTCCGCCAGGTTCGCGCGTGGTCACCACCGACAGGCCGTGGCCGCGCAGCGTGTCGGCCAGCCATTCCGTATGGGTGCTCTTGCCGGCGCCGTCCACGCCTTCCAGGGTGATGAATTTGCCGCGTATCGTCATGGCGCGCGATCCTTGCCCAATATGTAGCGCGAGACGTTGCGATTATGGTCGGACAGCGTCGCGGAGAACTCGCTGGTGCCGTTGCCCCGCGAGACGAAGTACAGGAAATTGTGATGCGCCGGCCGCACGGCGGCCAGCAGCGCGGCGCGGCCCGGGCTGGAGATCGGCGTGGGCGGCAGGCCGGGCCGGGTATAGGTGTTCCATGGCGTGTCGGTCTGCAGGTCGCGCCGGCGGATACGGCCTTGATAGCTGTCGCCCATGCCGTAGATGACCGTGGGATCGGTCTGCAGCGGCATGCCTTCGCGCAGCCGGTTGGCGAACACGCCGCCGATGCGCGTGCGGTCGGAGGTATCGCCGGTTTCTTTTTCGATGATGGACGCCAGGATCAGCGCCTCGTAAGGCGTGGCCAGCGGCACGCCCGGGTCGCGCTCGGCCCAGGTGCGGGCCAGGATGCGCTGCCCTTCCTGGTAGGCGCGGCGCAGCAGGTCGAAATCGGTGCTGCCGGGCGAAAAGACGTAGGTATCCGGAAAGATCAGCCCTTCCATGCTGGCGGCGTCCGACCCCAGGCGGCGCAGGATTTCGGCGTCGTCCACGCCGCCCAGCGTCTGCTTGACGTCGGGATTTTCGCGCAGGGCCTGGCGGATCTGCTTGTAGGTCCAGCCTTCGACGAAGGTGATCTGGCGCATCGTCATGTCGCCGCGCGCCAGGCGCTCCAGCAGGCGCCATGGGGTATCGCCCTGGATCGCCTGGTAGCCGCCGGCCTTGATGAGCTTGTCCCGCTCGGTCAGCCGCGCCATCCAGACGAAGCCGTCTTCCCACACCGGCACGCCGGCGCCGTTCAGGATGCGCGCCACCGTGCGGGGGCTGCTGCCGGGGTCGACGACGAAATCCACGCGCTCGGCAGGCAGCCGCAGCGTGTGGTGCATCCAGTACCAGGCGCTGCCGCAAGCCGCGGCCGCGGCCAGCACGACGACGAGCAGAAACGCGAGAAAGAAGGTTGAGGCGGATCGCTTCTTCATGAGATCCAGCAGTTTAAAGGATTCATGGCTGAGACATTCCACGAGCGCCGGGCGGTATCATGGGCGTTTCGGATCCCGTGCCACCGCGGCCAACTTTCGTTGCATTCCATGACCGACCTGCCCCCCTCTTCCCTCATCGCCGACCATGCCGAGTTGCCGGAGCTGCGGCTGATTTCGGCCAGCGGCGCGGACGCCATCGATTTCCTGCACGGCCAGCTGACCCAGGACGTCCAGGGGCTGACGGACGACGCGGCGGCGCTGGCCGGCTACTGCACCGCCAAGGGCCGGTTGCTGGCGACCCTGGTGATGTGGCGCGCGGCCGCCGCGCCTGACGACGCCGGCGCGCCACGCTGGCATGCGCTGGTACGCGCCGACGCCGCCGAAGCGCTGCTCAAGCGCCTGCGCATGTTCGTGCTGCGCGCCAAGGTCACCCTGTCGGCCACGCCGGCGCACGTGGCCGGCGTGTGGACCGATGGCGACCCGGCCGGCGTGGAAGCCGCCGCCGGCGGCGCCCTGCCGCGCCAGGCCTGGCGGCGCGCCGAACTGCCCAGCGGCACCTGGATCGCCGCGCCGGCCGCCCATGGGCTGCGCTGGTGGTGGCTGGCCACGGACGAACAGCGCCAGGCCGGCCCCGCGCTGCGCGAGGTGCTCGCGGCCGGGGATCCACAGCGCTGGCGCGCCGACGAACTGGCCGCCGGGCTGCCCTGGGTGGGCACGCCGATACAGGACCTGTTCATCCCGCAGATGGTCAATCTGGACCTGATCGGCGGGGTCAGCTTCACCAAAGGCTGCTACCCGGGCCAGGAAGTCGTGGCGCGCAGCCACTACCGCGGCACGGTCAAGCGGCGCATGGCCTACGGGATCGTGGCCGGCCAGGATGGCGCCGCGATCGCCCCGGGCGCGGACGTCTACGACGCCAGGGAACCGGGCGAACCCTGTGGCCGGGTCGTGGACGCCGCCGGCGCGCCGGACGCCGCGATCCTGTTCGAGACCACGCTGAGCAGCCTGCCGGCCGGCGACCTGCGCCTGGGCGGCGCGGACGGGCCGGCGATCCGGGTGGAACCCCTGCCCTACGCGCTGGAACCTGCCTAAGCCTTGCCGAACTCGTCCGCGAGTTCGCGCGAACGCTGCGCGGCGGCCTGCATGGCGCGGCTGACCAGCCCCATGAAGTCGTCTTCCTCGAACACCTTCAAGGCGGCCGCCGTCGTGCCGCCCTTGGAGGTCACGCGATCGCGCAGCACCGCCGGCGGATCGTCGGACTCGCGCGCCAGGCGCACCGCGCCCGACAAGGTCCCCAGCGCCAGCTCGCGCGCCTGCGCGGCATCCAGGCCGACCCGCTGCCCGCCTTCGATCAGGGCCTCGATGAAACGGAAGACATAGGCCGGTCCGCTGCCGGACAGCGCCGTCACGGCGTCGATGGCGGCATCGTCGGCCACCCACACCACGCTGCCGACGGAAGCCAGCATGGCTTCGGCCAGGCGCCGTTCCTGATCCGTGACACCCGGCATCGCCAGCATGCCGGTCACGCCTTCGCCGACCAGCGCGGGGGTATTCGGCATGCACCGGACCAGCTTGGGCCAGGGCGCGGCCGTGCCCAGCCAGCCGGCCAGCACGTCGCCGCGGATGCCCGCCGCCACGCTGATGACCAGCGTGCCGTCGCGCAGGAAGGGCCGCGACGTGGTCACCGCGTCGTGCATGAACTGCGGCTTGACGGCGTAGAACCAGACCTGGCATTGCTCCAGCCGCGCATCGGGCGTCGGCGACGCGGTGGCGCCGCGCGCCGTCCAGGCCGCCCGGGCGTCCGTATTGATGTCGACCACGTGGAAGTTTTCCGGCGGGCAGATCTTGCCGGCCAGGCCGGCGCCCAGGGCGGTCGCCATGTTCCCGCCGCCGATGAAAGCGATATGCAGATTTTTGTCCATGCAAGGATTGTAGTCGGGGGATGCATCCGACGCGGTGGCGTAGGAGAAGTCCTATTTGACAGTGACGGGGCGCGGTGTAACAGTCACGAGTTCGTCACAAACAATTCATATGGTGTCGGGCTGCCTGCCCCTACCCGGGCGCGGCCATCGTAATCCACGGAGGAATCATCCATGCGCTCCTATCGCCTCGCGCTCGCCGCGGCGTCACTGCTCACCGCGTTCGCTGCCACGTCGGCCAACGCGGCCACCGAAATCCAGTTCTGGCACTCCATGGAAGGTGCGCTGGGCGACCGCGTCAATGAGCTCGTCAACGACTTCAACAAGAAGAATCCCGATTACCAGGTCAAGGCGGTCTACAAAGGCAACTACGGCGAATCGATGAACGCCGGCATCGCGGCCTTCCGCGCGGGCAATGCGCCGGACATCCTGCAGGTGTTCGAAGTGGGCACCGCCACCATGATGTACGCCAAGGGCGCCATCAAGCCGGTGCAGCAGATGTCCGAGGAAGCGGGCGATCCCATCGATCCCAAGGACTTCATCGGCGCCGTCGCGGGCTATTACTCGTCGCCGGACGGCAAGCTGGTGTCGATGCCCTTCAACAGCTCCACCGTGGTCTTCTATTACAACAAGGACGCCTTCCAGAAGGCCGGCCTGGACCCGGAAAAGCCGCCCAAGACCTGGGAAGAACTGGCCGCCGACACCAAGAAGCTGAAGGCCGCCGGCGTCGAGTGCGGCTACACGACCTCGTGGCCGTCCTGGACCCAGCTGGAAACCTTCTCGGCCTGGCATAACGTGCCCTACGCCACCAAGGACAACGGATTCGGCGGCCTGGACGCGCGCCTGGCCATCGATTCGCCGCTGCACGTGCGCCACATGGAGTTCCTGGCCAACCTGGCCAAGGACGGCGAGTTCATGTACGGCGGACGCGGCGACGATCCCAACGCCCTGTTCATTTCCGGCAAGTGCGCGATGATCACCGGCTCCAGCGGCCTGCGCGCCAACATCATCAAGAACGCCAAGTTCAAGTTCGGCACCTCGACGCTGCCCTACTACTCGGACGTCAAGGGTGCGCCGCAGAACACTATCATCGGCGGCGCTTCGCTGTGGGTCTTCGCCAACAAGAAACCCGACGTCTACAAGGGCGTGACCAAGTTCTTCAAGTACCTGTCCAGCCCCGAAGTGGCGGCCAAGTGGCACCAGCAGACGGGTTATGTGCCGGTGACCAAGGCGGCCTACGAACTGACGCAGAAGCAGGGCTTCTATGACCAGAACCCCGGCACCGACGTCGGCGTCAAGCAGTTGAACGTCCAGACCACCGCGCAGTCGCGCGGCGTGCGCCTGGGCTATCTGCCGCAGATCCGTGAAATCGAGGACGCCACGATCGAACAGATCGTCTCCGGCAAGGTCGGCGCGCAAGCCGGCCTGAAGGACGCCGTCAAGCGCGGCAACGACCTGCTCGAGAAGTTTGAAAAAAGTGTAAAGTAGCGCCCTTTTCAGGCTGATGTAGGACCAAGTCGCGGCCTTGCCGCGACTTGGTCCCGTGCCAATGAAGGCTAGTCCGCCGGCGATTCCTCCGGGAATCGCCCCGCCTGAAATGTTTCACGTTTTTGATGCGTCCGCGGCGATCCCGCGCGCATGCGCTGGCAAACATGGAAAAACGCGTCGTCTTCGGCCATAAGCTACTGCCCTACCTGCTGCTCTTGCCGCAGCTCGTGATCACGGTAGTGTTCTTCTTCCTGCCCGCCGGGCAGGCGATGTGGCAATCGCTGCATGTCGAAGACCCCTTCGGGCTGTCTTCCACCTTTGCCGGCCTGTCCAATTTCAAGGACCTGTTCAGCCAGGCCACGTACATCGATTCGTTCAAGGTCACCGCGGTGTTCTCGATCCTGGTCGCGGTGGTCGGCCTGTCGGTGTCCCTGCTGCTGGCCGTCATGGCCGATCGCGTCATCAAGGCCTCCGGACTCTACAAGACCCTGCTCATCTGGCCCTACGCCGTGGCGCCCGCCGTGGTGGGCGTGCTGTGGCTGTTCCTGTTCTCGCCCGCGGTCGGCATCCTGGCCGTCGCGCTCAACAGGATGGGCGTCGCCTGGAATCCCCGGCTGAACGGCACCGAGGCCATGACGCTGGTGCTGATCGCGTCGGTGTGGAAGCAGATCTCCTACAACTTCCTGTTCTTCCTGGCCGGACTGCAATCCATCCCGCGCTCGCTGATCGAAGCCGCGGCGATCGATGGCGCCGGCCCCGCGCGCCGCTTCTGGAGCATCGTCTTCCCGCTGCTGTCGCCGACCACCTTCTTCCTGCTGGTGGTCAACGTCATCTATGCCTTCTTCGACACCTTCGCGGTCATCGACACGACGACGCAAGGTGGGCCCGGCACGTCCACCGCGATCCTGGTCTACAAGGTGTACAGCGATGGCTTCCGCGGCCTGGACCTGGGTTCGTCCGCCGCCCAATCGGTCGTGCTGATGGTCATCGTCGTGGCGTTGACCGTCATCCAATTCCGCTACATCGACCGCAAGGTCCAGTACTGACACAGAGGCTTTATGGTTGAGCGCCGACCCTGGCTGGATATCCTGGCCCACGTGATACTGCTCTGCGGCGTGGCCGTGGTCGCTTTTCCGCTGTACGTCACCTTCGTCGCCTCCACCCAGACGGCGCAGGAAGTGGCCAACGCGCCCATGTCGCTGCTGCCCGGCTCGCATTTCGTCGAGAACTACCTGCAGGCGCTGTTCGCCGGCTCCGGCGGAGGCTCCAGCGGCACGCCGGTGGGCCGCATGCTGTGGGTCAGCCTGGTGATGGCGCTGACCATCTCCATCGGCAAGATCTTCATTTCGCTGCTGTCCGCCTTCGCGGTGGTCTACTTCCGCTTCCGCGGGCGCATGTTCTTCTTCTGGATGATCTTCGTCACGCTGATGCTGCCGGTGGAAGTCCGTATCGCCCCGACCTACAAGGTCGTCGCCGACCTGGGCCTGCTGAACAGCTACGCCGGCCTGACCCTGCCGCTGATCGCGTCCGCCACCGCCACCTTCCTGTTCCGCCAGTTCTTCCTGACCGTGCCGGACGAACTGGTGGAAGCCGCGCGCATCGACGGCGCCGGCCCGCTGCGCTTTTTCCGCGACGTGCTGCTGCCGCTGTCGCGCACCAGCATCGCCGCGCTGTTCGTCATCCAGTTCATCTACGGCTGGAACCAATACCTGTGGCCGCTGCTGATCACGACGCAGGAAGATATGTACCCCATCGTGATCGGCATCAAGCGCATGGTCAGCGGGGGCGACAGCGTCACCGAATGGAACATCACCATGGCCACGGCCATGCTGGCGATGCTCCCGCCCGCGCTTGTCGTGATCCTGATGCAGAAGTGGTTCGTCAAGGGCCTCGTGGACACTGAAAAGTGATCGCCGCCGCAACTCACCGACTCTTCACATGGCTACTCTAAGCTTTCGCAACGTCAAGAAAACCTACGCCGGCAACATCCCGGTGATCCACGGCATCGACGTGGATATCGCCGATGGCGAGTTCGTCGTCATCGTCGGGCCGTCCGGCTGCGGCAAGTCCACGCTGATGCGGATGGTGGCGGGGCTGGAAACCGTGACCAGCGGCGAAATCCAGATCGACGGGCAGACGGTGAACAACCTGGAGCCGGCCGAGCGCGATATCGCGATGGTGTTCCAGAACTACGCCCTGTACCCGCACATGAGCGTGTTCCAGAACATGGCGTACGGGCTGAAGATCCGCAAGATGTCCAAGGACGAGATCCGCCGGCGCGTCGAAGCCGCCGCGCAGATCCTCGA
It encodes the following:
- a CDS encoding TatD family hydrolase → MYVDSHCHLNFPELAENLPDILDRMAANQVTHALVVSVAMPDWPGLMELVKPHRNLWASVGVHPDYESTQDPSSDELVALAADAKVVAIGETGLDYYRLSEPLEWQRERFRTHIRAARDAGLPLIIHTRSSAEDTLRIMREERAEEVGGVMHCFTETWDVAQAAMDLNFHISLSGIVTFKNAAVLHDVATRMPLDRLLIETDSPYLAPVPYRGKLNDPSKVIHVAEKIADLKGMAVADVAHASTENFFCLFNKIER
- a CDS encoding ankyrin repeat domain-containing protein, with translation MKRKFVMMPASVSAAMLIGLAAPAASHAENPANAPIIVANDRADDMRALLGQGWNPNTRIKGQPAIMQAVRDGAWRVYDVLAADRRTDVNAANDHDETPLMYLAIQGQTDRAKALIARGAQVNRLGWTPLHYAASKGQMEMAKLLLAHKAIVNAPGPDGTTPLMMAGLSGSREMTDLLLKADADPTMRNTQGLDAAAWADSAHHQDLAAELRQASSARMAALRGAGGGASAGTPTSTVPAAPAAPAAAPTPTGALPPPPQPGAVDPTPPTLKGVEGVRLDPDASTRK
- a CDS encoding winged helix DNA-binding protein; its protein translation is MSATHAPKSLIAASSHLVSDRAPDLSAVEFGLMIAGHAFNRWIVRCMAAAGLPDLTSIDVIVLHHVYHRQRGKKLADICFTLNIEDTHIVNYSLKKLERLGVVQGQRSGKEVVYSVTPKGSEIIGRYVEVRERCLIDGLPAASSGLEFSQDLANLLRGLSGVYDQAARAATSL
- a CDS encoding hydantoinase B/oxoprolinase family protein, yielding MKWQFWVDRGGTFTDIVGRRPDGSTTTIKMLSENPEQYRDAAVAGIRKLLGLAPGEPVPADQVDCVKMGTTVATNALLERKGERTLLVTTRGFRDGLRIAYQNRPRLFDRNVVLPEMLYDGVVEAAERIAANGDVVEPLDEAALRRDLQARHDEGMRAVAIVFMHAWREPRHEQRAAELARQIGYTQVSVSHEVSPLIKFVSRGDTTVVDAYLSPILRRYVEQVAGELPGIRLMFMQSSGGLTDAHRFRGKDAILSGPAGGIVGMVRTSELAGFKQIIGFDMGGTSTDVSHYAGEFEREFETRVAGVRMRAPMMSIHTVAAGGGSILHFDGARLRVGPDSAGANPGPACYRRGGPLAVTDCNVLLGKIQPDFFPQVFGPRADQPLDRDAAEQGFRAMAARVKAETGRDMTPEQLAEGFLEIAVGNMAEAIKRISVQRGHDVTEYALTVFGGAGGQHACLVADALGMTTVFAHPLAGVLSAYGMGLADQTEMRQKTVEKVLDGALFAALGTELDALAGDAVAELRRQHVAQEAIAVQRRLHLKYRGTDTALEVPFTSVDQARADFEAAYRQRYSFLMPGRELVVETISVEATGGGEPVTEPPVQGRRAGPLQARRVVRMYSGGAWRDTPLYVRDDMTPGDQVDGPAIVSEKNQTTVVEPGWRVELTPRDHLVMRRFEARPQRRAVGTQADPVMLEVFNNLFMSIAEQMGYRLQNTAYSVNIKERLDFSCAIFDVQGNLIANAPHMPVHLGSMGESIRTVMTANEGRMKPGDAYVVNDPYHGGTHLPDVTVITPVFDRAGRDILFYVGSRGHHADIGGTTPGSMPPDSRTVEDEGVLFTNFQLVRDGEFREREARAILGSGKWPARNPDQNIADMRAQIAANEKGVQELLRMCDHFGLDVVRAYMGHVQDNAEEAVRRVISVLKDGSYEYPLDNGAVIRVAVRVDQAARSAVVDFTGTSPQLDNNFNAPGAIAVAAVLYVFRTLVDDEIPLNAGGLKPLEIIVPQGSMLRPNPPASVVAGNVETSMCIVNALYGALGVLAASQGTMNNLTFGNARYQYYETIAGGTGAGPLRVDAPADISQGFAGQSVVQAHMTNSRLTDPEVLELRFPVRLESYEIRHGSGGHGRYRGGDGGVRRLRFLETMTAAILSNNRRYAPFGLHGGEPGEVGRNYVERADGRIEPLGPQDSTELQPGDVFVVETPGGGGFGKI